A region from the Solibacillus sp. FSL H8-0523 genome encodes:
- a CDS encoding sensor domain-containing diguanylate cyclase, whose product MEHRLANIPCGYIALNDQFRIVEVNETFLQWTSYAKQVLMNQHIEKLFTSSNKLIFHSYFYPNMLLYKHVDELFIHVRGEDGKTIPCLVNAIEQEIEGETYIDMVLMPMKKRIDYEKEVRKTKQLLEQAYSQKTVAYEHLQYIYEKIELKQAQLVEINKQLVEISNTDNLTGIANRRYFQEQLTQLVSNFHEQGQAFSLLVIDIDYFKQVNDTHGHPVGDLVLAQLGLILKMTAREQDTVARFGGEEFVLLLGETAEVDALEIAQQLNKVVEETIWPTIGRLTVSIGCTTFKAEDTEGSVFEHADEALYASKRNGRNCTTQYEAMRKVQ is encoded by the coding sequence ATGGAACATCGTCTAGCTAACATCCCATGTGGTTATATCGCTCTAAATGACCAGTTTCGGATTGTCGAAGTAAATGAGACGTTTTTGCAATGGACGAGTTATGCGAAACAGGTGTTAATGAATCAGCATATTGAGAAGCTGTTTACCTCGAGTAATAAACTCATTTTTCATTCCTATTTTTATCCGAATATGTTGCTTTATAAGCATGTGGATGAGCTTTTTATTCATGTGCGAGGCGAAGACGGAAAAACGATTCCGTGCCTAGTTAATGCAATCGAACAGGAAATTGAAGGCGAAACGTATATTGATATGGTCTTAATGCCGATGAAAAAACGTATTGATTATGAAAAAGAAGTACGTAAAACAAAGCAATTACTAGAGCAAGCCTATTCGCAAAAAACAGTCGCCTACGAGCATTTACAGTATATTTATGAAAAGATTGAATTAAAGCAAGCGCAGTTAGTCGAAATAAACAAGCAATTAGTGGAAATTTCCAATACCGATAATTTAACGGGGATTGCCAATCGCCGCTACTTCCAAGAGCAATTAACGCAACTCGTATCGAATTTCCATGAGCAGGGGCAAGCTTTTTCGTTGCTTGTGATAGATATTGATTATTTTAAGCAGGTGAATGATACGCACGGACATCCAGTTGGAGACTTAGTGCTTGCGCAATTAGGGCTTATTTTAAAAATGACGGCACGCGAACAAGATACAGTAGCGCGCTTTGGTGGCGAGGAGTTTGTTTTACTTTTAGGGGAAACTGCGGAAGTAGATGCACTAGAAATCGCACAGCAATTAAATAAAGTGGTCGAAGAAACGATTTGGCCAACAATTGGTCGTTTAACAGTAAGTATCGGCTGTACGACGTTTAAGGCGGAAGATACGGAAGGCTCGGTATTTGAGCATGCAGATGAGGCATTGTATGCATCGAAGCGCAATGGCCGTAATTGCACAACGCAGTATGAAGCAATGAGAAAAGTACAATAA
- a CDS encoding chemotaxis protein CheX: protein MSTSKHIQTILNGTIHSLKTILPMNIDVKSPNIATEPYEQKEMGVLIGLVGDLKGRIIIDGSPEIFGAIGSGMFGMPLEGPMLESFTGEFGNMIAGNLCTFAGQENLELDITPPTVMVGNTKLYGFQQAFKFPATIDGVGDITILFTIDDDEA from the coding sequence TTGAGCACTTCAAAGCATATTCAAACCATTTTAAATGGGACAATCCATTCACTTAAAACTATTTTACCTATGAATATTGACGTAAAGTCGCCTAATATTGCGACAGAACCATATGAACAAAAAGAAATGGGCGTATTAATCGGTTTAGTTGGCGATTTAAAGGGGCGCATCATTATTGATGGTTCACCTGAAATTTTTGGCGCGATTGGCTCTGGCATGTTCGGTATGCCATTAGAAGGACCTATGCTTGAATCGTTTACAGGCGAATTTGGGAATATGATTGCAGGAAATTTATGTACGTTTGCAGGTCAGGAAAATTTAGAACTAGATATTACACCGCCAACAGTTATGGTTGGCAATACCAAGCTATACGGCTTCCAACAAGCATTTAAGTTCCCCGCTACAATCGATGGTGTTGGTGACATTACAATTCTTTTCACAATTGATGATGATGAAGCTTAA
- a CDS encoding sulfurtransferase yields MATTIFVTADKIERNGRMIDARYDMTNPELGKQLYKEGHIEGSIFWDLNQDMSDMTRDEGRHPLPSKEQLQQLFETHGLHINDAIYVYDQGASPFATRAWWLLHYAGFKHAYVVNGGFEAMKEAGFTVTEKVPTYAPTQLTLQWSDDILVKRSDIVRLVEGKSTATLLDARANNRYRGEVEPLDTVAGHIPTAKNYDWELLREGTNLVITSSLLEKVNKDEEIVVYCGSGVTATPIYSILKQAGYQNVKVYMAGYSDWVKHYPVEQGENV; encoded by the coding sequence ATGGCAACAACAATTTTTGTAACAGCCGATAAAATAGAACGTAACGGGCGTATGATTGACGCCCGCTACGATATGACCAATCCGGAATTAGGGAAGCAACTATATAAGGAAGGTCATATTGAAGGATCAATTTTTTGGGATTTAAATCAGGATATGTCAGACATGACGCGTGATGAAGGCCGTCATCCGCTGCCAAGTAAAGAACAGCTTCAACAGCTTTTTGAAACACATGGCTTACATATCAACGATGCAATTTATGTCTATGACCAAGGTGCATCGCCATTTGCGACACGTGCATGGTGGCTCTTACATTATGCCGGCTTCAAGCATGCTTATGTAGTGAACGGTGGTTTTGAAGCAATGAAAGAAGCGGGCTTTACGGTAACAGAAAAAGTACCAACATACGCGCCAACACAGCTTACGCTTCAATGGAGTGATGATATTTTAGTGAAACGCTCAGACATTGTACGTTTAGTAGAAGGAAAATCAACGGCAACATTACTAGATGCGCGTGCGAACAACCGTTACCGCGGTGAAGTGGAGCCGCTTGATACTGTAGCAGGTCATATTCCAACTGCGAAAAACTATGATTGGGAGCTGCTTCGTGAAGGGACAAATCTAGTCATTACGTCTTCATTACTAGAAAAAGTGAACAAGGATGAAGAAATCGTTGTGTACTGTGGTTCAGGCGTGACAGCTACACCGATTTACTCAATTTTAAAACAAGCAGGCTACCAAAACGTCAAAGTTTACATGGCTGGCTATAGTGACTGGGTGAAGCATTACCCGGTTGAGCAAGGTGAAAACGTATAA
- a CDS encoding DUF47 family protein, giving the protein MFNSKKPDPFFEGLLNIAKNVQQGANFAKECTITNVADLKQIQIKMKSYETAGDKLIHELIVKLNDSFMTPIEREDILALAIKLDDILDGIENTIAHFEMYAFTEVNQHMRDFVDYIAKSSDEAVKAMELLNKKDLLGMRQHAILIKDYERECDEIFRTSITELFQTEKDPIRLIIFKDLYEQLEDIADYCQNVANTIESIIMRNA; this is encoded by the coding sequence ATGTTTAATTCCAAAAAACCCGATCCATTTTTCGAAGGATTATTAAATATTGCTAAAAACGTACAACAAGGTGCAAACTTCGCCAAAGAGTGCACAATTACTAATGTTGCTGATTTAAAACAAATTCAAATTAAAATGAAATCATATGAAACGGCTGGCGATAAATTAATTCACGAATTAATCGTAAAATTAAACGATTCATTCATGACGCCAATCGAGCGTGAAGATATTTTAGCGCTAGCAATTAAATTAGATGATATTTTAGATGGGATCGAAAACACGATTGCCCACTTTGAAATGTATGCATTTACAGAAGTGAATCAACATATGCGTGACTTCGTGGACTACATTGCAAAATCTTCAGATGAAGCTGTAAAGGCAATGGAGTTATTAAATAAAAAAGATTTACTAGGTATGCGTCAACATGCCATCTTAATCAAGGATTATGAGCGTGAGTGTGACGAAATCTTCCGTACATCGATTACAGAACTATTCCAAACGGAAAAAGATCCAATTCGTTTAATCATCTTTAAAGATTTATATGAGCAGTTAGAAGATATAGCAGACTACTGTCAAAATGTAGCAAATACAATCGAATCTATCATTATGCGTAACGCGTAA
- a CDS encoding dynamin family protein, whose translation MTTFDDKIKSLLQQSALQYIIYKENEDSERIEKLNLFARKLLQKEFVIGFAGHFSAGKSSMINALSGESILATSPIPTSANIVKVHKSDEDFAILYLHNEKPVKFEAGYDIKQVKELSKNGELVSQIEIGHSTSTLPEGVTVMDTPGVDSTDDAHAMSTESALHIADMVFYTMDYNHVQSELNFQFTKQLMKYNPNVYLIVNQIDKHRDTELSFEDFKASVHNSFAAWGVYPKDIFFTSLREKELPNNDFEKVKKIVMDSMNDSQEQLILTAENTLTKLQHEHETYLEEEKQDRFTTYADIVSEDDWLHRDDILEQFDKLTRQTELFSFDVFDKQFDENRKELLANAAIMPADVREKLREYLESQQEDFKVGGLFTAKKKTAEAKVQRKEDAYAAFNHVVQSQITGHMKALMKNALKDVGALNDTRAAAIDAKEFNFPFSVIEDQVQKSTVITGDAVLNFANRVSEAVKRYFIQMTDAWKVEQKSTLEQVAAEAAAPVKLKINAMSEKVQALKHIIQIENFQAFSATLMKQVSNEIRAESKIHLEKWTRAHEQALKDIRPFDESMLQQKDVAQVEEQAQQLEKVGSGLNIDTVTARALKTAHILSDVQGFKEVASFLTKKVERLQKRDFTIALFGAFSAGKSSFSNALMGDKVLPVSPNPTTAAINKIRPVTPEHPHETADVHLKTEAQLLEDIQGSYAAIGLTVSTLQEAFDRAAEGLAVQLSDERLNVHKSFIRAYSEGFETFIPKLGTTLRVGRHDFEKYVAQENRSCFVDNIDFYYDSPLTRMGVTLVDTPGADSINARHTGVAFDYIRNADAILFITYYNHAFAKADREFLIQLGRVKDAFELDKMFFIVNAIDLASTMDEEEEVKGYVRTELQRFGIRFPRLYGVSSLLALKEKQEQKEHESGMPPFEDAFHHFLNDELMGIAVQALQEEIEKTEDRLHDLITQTEDNLKRKDERLGELAQLEQHVRGKYQTTQTSMVESESKQELDELLYYVLQRVYYRYPDFFRESYNPSTFAQMPVQQALETALKEVLQALSFDFTQELRVTNFRLAQFVDKKMKERYKDEARDLKELNPSFAFMAYETSEPEILDFTGPFNDPAPYVGVKSNFKNVKAFFEKNEKELLRDALEQLTKPNAQTYLDTEKAKLIEWANRFISIEAEGLRQHMLEQAVEQIETERLLLQEESRLAVWKDIYAQLKA comes from the coding sequence ATGACAACGTTCGATGATAAAATTAAAAGCTTGCTGCAACAGTCAGCGTTACAATACATAATTTATAAAGAAAATGAAGATTCAGAGCGTATTGAAAAGCTCAATCTATTTGCGCGCAAATTATTACAAAAAGAGTTCGTAATTGGCTTTGCTGGGCACTTCTCTGCTGGTAAATCAAGTATGATCAACGCCTTATCTGGCGAAAGTATTTTAGCGACAAGTCCGATTCCGACAAGTGCCAACATCGTAAAGGTGCATAAGTCAGACGAAGACTTCGCGATTCTGTATTTACACAACGAAAAGCCGGTTAAATTCGAGGCGGGCTATGATATTAAGCAAGTAAAAGAGCTAAGTAAAAATGGTGAACTTGTTTCACAAATCGAAATCGGCCATAGCACCTCAACACTACCAGAAGGTGTAACGGTAATGGATACACCAGGTGTTGACTCAACCGATGATGCACACGCGATGAGTACAGAATCTGCACTGCATATTGCCGACATGGTGTTCTACACAATGGACTACAACCACGTACAATCAGAGCTGAACTTCCAATTTACAAAGCAGCTAATGAAATACAATCCAAACGTGTATTTAATCGTCAACCAAATTGATAAGCACCGTGATACAGAGCTGTCATTTGAAGACTTTAAAGCATCGGTGCACAATTCATTTGCGGCATGGGGCGTTTACCCGAAGGATATTTTCTTCACGTCTTTACGCGAAAAAGAGTTGCCAAACAATGATTTTGAGAAAGTAAAAAAAATCGTCATGGACTCAATGAATGACTCACAGGAGCAATTAATTTTAACAGCGGAAAACACGCTAACAAAATTACAGCACGAGCATGAAACATATTTAGAAGAAGAAAAGCAAGATCGCTTCACGACCTATGCAGACATTGTATCAGAAGACGACTGGCTGCACCGTGACGATATTTTAGAGCAATTCGATAAATTAACGCGTCAAACGGAGCTCTTCTCGTTTGATGTCTTTGACAAGCAATTTGATGAAAATCGCAAAGAACTCCTTGCAAACGCAGCGATTATGCCAGCGGACGTACGTGAAAAGCTACGTGAATACTTAGAAAGTCAGCAAGAGGATTTTAAAGTAGGTGGCTTATTTACAGCGAAAAAGAAAACGGCTGAAGCAAAAGTACAGCGCAAGGAAGATGCATATGCGGCATTTAACCATGTTGTGCAATCGCAAATTACAGGGCACATGAAGGCGTTAATGAAAAATGCACTTAAAGACGTAGGCGCATTAAATGATACACGTGCAGCAGCAATTGACGCGAAGGAGTTTAATTTCCCGTTCTCAGTTATTGAAGATCAAGTACAAAAAAGCACGGTTATTACAGGCGATGCCGTTCTAAACTTTGCAAACCGTGTATCAGAAGCGGTAAAACGTTACTTTATTCAAATGACGGATGCTTGGAAAGTAGAGCAAAAATCGACACTAGAGCAAGTGGCGGCAGAAGCAGCAGCGCCGGTGAAATTAAAAATCAATGCGATGTCTGAAAAAGTACAAGCATTAAAGCATATTATCCAAATCGAAAACTTCCAAGCGTTTAGTGCAACACTAATGAAACAAGTATCAAACGAAATTCGCGCGGAATCAAAAATTCATTTAGAGAAATGGACACGTGCACATGAGCAAGCGTTAAAGGATATCCGTCCATTTGACGAATCGATGTTACAGCAAAAAGATGTTGCGCAGGTGGAAGAGCAAGCGCAGCAACTTGAAAAAGTCGGCTCAGGCTTAAACATTGATACGGTAACAGCGCGTGCATTAAAGACGGCGCATATTTTATCTGATGTACAAGGCTTTAAAGAGGTCGCAAGCTTCTTAACAAAAAAAGTAGAGCGCTTGCAAAAACGTGACTTCACCATCGCTTTATTCGGTGCGTTCTCTGCCGGTAAATCGAGTTTCTCAAATGCACTGATGGGTGACAAAGTATTACCTGTATCACCAAACCCAACAACGGCTGCAATTAACAAAATTCGTCCGGTTACACCAGAGCATCCACATGAAACAGCGGATGTACATTTAAAAACAGAAGCACAATTATTAGAAGATATTCAAGGTTCGTATGCGGCAATCGGTTTAACAGTAAGCACATTACAAGAAGCATTTGACCGTGCAGCGGAAGGCTTAGCCGTTCAATTGTCAGATGAGCGCTTAAACGTGCATAAATCATTTATTCGCGCGTATTCAGAAGGCTTTGAAACATTTATTCCAAAGCTTGGTACGACTTTACGTGTAGGTCGTCATGATTTCGAGAAGTATGTAGCACAGGAAAACCGTTCATGTTTCGTGGATAATATTGATTTTTACTATGATTCACCGCTAACTCGTATGGGTGTAACGCTAGTAGACACACCAGGGGCGGACTCAATCAATGCGCGTCACACAGGAGTTGCGTTTGATTATATCCGTAATGCTGATGCGATTTTGTTCATTACGTATTACAACCACGCATTCGCGAAAGCCGACCGTGAATTCTTAATTCAATTAGGTCGTGTTAAGGATGCATTCGAGTTAGATAAAATGTTCTTCATCGTGAATGCGATTGATTTAGCTTCTACAATGGATGAAGAGGAAGAAGTAAAGGGCTATGTACGTACGGAGTTACAACGCTTCGGTATTCGTTTCCCACGACTTTACGGCGTCTCAAGTTTACTGGCATTAAAAGAAAAGCAAGAGCAAAAAGAGCATGAATCAGGCATGCCACCGTTTGAAGATGCATTCCATCATTTCTTAAACGATGAATTAATGGGCATCGCGGTACAAGCGCTACAAGAGGAAATCGAGAAAACTGAGGACCGTCTGCATGATTTAATTACACAAACAGAAGACAACTTAAAGCGTAAAGACGAGCGTTTAGGCGAGCTAGCACAACTAGAGCAACACGTGCGCGGTAAATACCAAACAACACAAACATCAATGGTAGAAAGTGAATCGAAGCAAGAGCTAGATGAGCTACTGTACTATGTATTACAACGTGTGTATTACCGTTACCCAGATTTCTTCCGTGAAAGCTACAACCCGTCGACATTTGCCCAAATGCCGGTACAACAAGCGTTAGAAACAGCGTTAAAAGAAGTATTACAAGCGTTAAGCTTTGACTTTACACAGGAGCTACGTGTAACGAACTTCCGTTTAGCGCAGTTCGTGGATAAAAAAATGAAAGAGCGCTACAAAGACGAGGCACGTGATTTAAAAGAATTAAATCCAAGCTTTGCTTTCATGGCGTATGAAACTAGCGAACCAGAAATTTTAGATTTCACGGGTCCATTCAATGATCCAGCACCATATGTTGGTGTGAAATCAAACTTCAAAAACGTGAAAGCGTTCTTTGAGAAAAATGAAAAAGAGCTTCTGCGTGATGCGTTAGAGCAATTAACGAAACCAAATGCACAAACCTATTTAGATACAGAGAAAGCAAAATTAATCGAATGGGCGAATCGTTTCATTTCAATAGAAGCAGAGGGTCTTCGTCAGCATATGCTCGAGCAAGCAGTCGAACAAATTGAAACAGAGCGCTTATTATTACAAGAAGAAAGCCGTTTAGCCGTTTGGAAGGATATTTACGCACAATTAAAAGCGTAG
- a CDS encoding MBL fold metallo-hydrolase produces the protein MFFKKKSEKTTRSGVEMVNGFVSFQGVRLNVHCFEVDGVLIDTGSASLLEQFKPFFNQLDIDQIVLTHSHEDHSGGAHYLQSTYNVPIYMSDVRRLECMEKADYPLYRKLFWGSRAPFEALKIGERFTSRHANWAVIETPGHTNDHLAFLNEQTGQLFSGDLFVTPKTKVVLREESIPQIISSIEHVLTMDFGEMFCNHAGYVEDGKKALRMKLDYLQQLRGEIDRMHDEGLSVNEITKQLFNKKYPITKLSFGEWDSAHIVSSVLRKS, from the coding sequence ATGTTTTTTAAGAAAAAATCAGAAAAAACAACGCGGTCGGGGGTCGAGATGGTCAACGGCTTCGTATCTTTTCAAGGAGTGCGGCTAAATGTCCATTGCTTTGAAGTAGACGGGGTATTAATTGATACCGGCTCTGCTTCACTCCTGGAGCAGTTTAAACCATTTTTCAACCAGCTCGACATTGATCAAATCGTGCTGACTCATTCTCATGAAGATCATTCAGGAGGAGCGCACTATTTACAATCAACTTATAACGTACCGATTTATATGAGTGATGTACGACGTTTAGAATGTATGGAAAAAGCGGATTATCCATTGTACCGCAAGCTATTCTGGGGCAGCCGTGCGCCATTTGAAGCGCTAAAAATAGGCGAGCGTTTCACATCACGCCATGCAAACTGGGCGGTGATTGAAACACCTGGGCATACAAATGATCACCTAGCATTTTTAAATGAACAAACGGGGCAGCTATTTAGCGGAGACTTATTTGTCACACCGAAAACCAAGGTGGTACTTCGTGAAGAAAGTATTCCACAAATTATTTCGTCAATTGAACACGTACTCACAATGGATTTTGGCGAAATGTTTTGTAATCATGCGGGTTATGTAGAAGACGGTAAAAAGGCGCTACGTATGAAGCTTGATTATTTACAACAGTTGCGCGGGGAAATTGATAGGATGCACGATGAGGGGCTGTCAGTAAATGAAATCACCAAGCAACTTTTCAATAAAAAGTATCCGATTACAAAGCTATCATTTGGCGAATGGGATTCGGCGCATATTGTGTCGTCCGTACTTCGTAAAAGTTAA
- a CDS encoding alpha/beta hydrolase, protein MTTIRKRNNITVLGQGQQVLVFGHGFGCDQTLWLPLIQHFEQEYKIILFDYVGAGKSDLSCYDELKYNTLEGYAKDILDVIEEMQVENVIFIGHSISSMISLHAAIKKPHYFSKLIMIGPSPCYVNDGAYKGGFEKEEIDELLTTMEMNFAGWASYMAPMAMDEPSNSQNTRNLEHNFVSTNPRIARQFAEVTFFSDTRAYLNQLHIPTLILQCANDSIVPVEVGTYLHEQIKPSELVVLKTRGHYPHVSDTKLAADIIQQYLKQV, encoded by the coding sequence ATGACGACGATAAGAAAAAGAAATAATATTACGGTTTTAGGGCAAGGGCAGCAAGTATTAGTTTTTGGACATGGCTTTGGCTGTGATCAAACATTATGGTTGCCACTGATTCAACATTTTGAACAAGAGTACAAAATTATTCTTTTTGATTACGTCGGTGCAGGGAAGTCGGATTTATCATGCTATGACGAACTAAAGTACAATACACTTGAAGGCTATGCAAAAGATATACTCGATGTCATTGAGGAAATGCAAGTAGAAAATGTGATCTTTATTGGGCATTCCATCAGTTCAATGATTAGTCTCCATGCGGCAATTAAAAAACCGCATTATTTTTCAAAACTCATTATGATTGGGCCATCTCCGTGCTATGTGAATGACGGTGCCTATAAAGGTGGCTTTGAAAAAGAGGAAATTGATGAGTTATTAACGACGATGGAAATGAACTTTGCGGGTTGGGCGAGCTATATGGCGCCAATGGCAATGGATGAACCAAGTAATTCGCAAAATACAAGGAATTTAGAGCATAACTTTGTCTCGACGAATCCACGCATCGCGCGTCAATTTGCGGAAGTTACATTTTTCAGCGATACACGAGCGTATTTAAACCAGCTACATATCCCGACACTGATCTTACAATGTGCAAATGACAGCATTGTCCCAGTTGAAGTCGGAACTTATTTACATGAGCAGATTAAACCAAGTGAATTGGTCGTTTTAAAAACACGTGGCCATTATCCACATGTTAGTGATACCAAATTAGCCGCTGATATTATTCAGCAATATTTAAAGCAAGTGTAG
- a CDS encoding inorganic phosphate transporter, with amino-acid sequence MDTLLIITVLVVIFALAFDFINGFHDTANAIATSVSTRALKPRVAVLMAAVMNFVGAITFVGVAKAVASGIVDPFSLNAFEGDVTGSVVILAALSSAITWNLLTWYFGIPSSSSHTLIGSIAGAAVASAGFGILNYEGFTKILQALILSPILALVAGYIVMKIFKFIFKRSPLYSTTKAFRLTQIGTAALQSFTHGTNDAQKAMGIITMALIAANWQSTDEVQGWVRFACALAMGLGTSIGGYKIIKTVGGKIMKIRPINGVAADMTSASIIFGATVIALPVSTTHVISSAIMGVGAAQRVKGVNWSMARKIVITWFITLPISAVMAGLFYFLFSLIF; translated from the coding sequence ATGGATACGTTATTAATTATTACCGTTCTTGTTGTCATCTTTGCGTTAGCATTCGATTTTATTAACGGCTTCCATGATACAGCGAATGCGATTGCGACATCCGTGTCGACACGTGCGTTAAAGCCGCGTGTTGCCGTTTTGATGGCAGCGGTTATGAACTTCGTCGGTGCGATTACATTCGTCGGAGTTGCAAAGGCGGTAGCATCAGGCATCGTAGACCCGTTCTCATTAAACGCGTTCGAAGGTGATGTTACAGGTTCGGTTGTTATTTTAGCAGCCCTTAGCTCGGCAATTACGTGGAACTTATTAACATGGTACTTCGGTATTCCGTCAAGTTCGTCTCATACGTTAATCGGCTCGATTGCTGGTGCAGCAGTAGCATCGGCTGGATTCGGCATTTTAAATTACGAAGGATTCACAAAGATTTTACAAGCATTAATTCTTTCACCAATTCTTGCATTAGTTGCTGGTTATATTGTGATGAAAATTTTCAAATTTATTTTCAAACGTTCACCACTGTATTCAACAACAAAAGCGTTCCGTTTAACACAAATCGGTACGGCTGCATTGCAATCGTTCACACATGGTACGAACGATGCGCAAAAGGCGATGGGTATTATTACGATGGCATTAATCGCAGCGAACTGGCAATCAACTGATGAAGTACAAGGCTGGGTACGTTTCGCCTGTGCATTAGCAATGGGTCTTGGTACATCGATCGGTGGTTACAAAATCATTAAAACAGTTGGCGGTAAGATTATGAAAATCCGTCCAATTAACGGGGTAGCTGCAGACATGACATCTGCATCGATTATTTTTGGTGCAACAGTTATCGCGTTACCAGTATCAACAACACACGTAATTTCTTCGGCGATTATGGGTGTAGGTGCTGCACAGCGCGTGAAGGGTGTAAACTGGAGTATGGCCCGTAAGATTGTCATTACGTGGTTCATCACATTACCGATTTCAGCAGTAATGGCTGGCTTATTCTACTTCTTATTTAGTTTAATCTTCTAA
- a CDS encoding metal ABC transporter substrate-binding protein, with amino-acid sequence MRENLFVLTVILLLLLVGCSQQEILTKAEDNNSNHIGENALDLVIPSKESILKEGYPTNKNGQTYGPDMGDLNLGKLGEPDLMLAKGENGTIGYAKKEDLNGPQPKTPEEAVKLTKEAKPRGVPLYDVDGETIIGKFIVGR; translated from the coding sequence ATGAGGGAGAATTTATTTGTCTTAACAGTAATTTTGTTACTTTTATTAGTTGGTTGTTCACAACAAGAAATATTAACAAAGGCAGAAGATAACAATAGCAATCATATAGGGGAAAATGCTTTAGATTTAGTTATACCTTCTAAGGAAAGTATTTTAAAAGAAGGTTATCCAACAAATAAAAATGGGCAAACCTATGGTCCTGATATGGGAGATTTAAATCTTGGTAAACTTGGAGAACCTGATTTAATGTTGGCAAAAGGTGAGAACGGAACAATTGGGTATGCGAAAAAAGAGGATTTAAATGGTCCACAGCCTAAAACTCCTGAAGAAGCAGTAAAACTTACAAAAGAAGCTAAACCAAGAGGAGTTCCTTTGTATGATGTTGATGGAGAGACTATTATTGGTAAGTTTATTGTAGGTAGATAG